The following DNA comes from Triticum aestivum cultivar Chinese Spring chromosome 3D, IWGSC CS RefSeq v2.1, whole genome shotgun sequence.
ATGGCACGGCGAAAAATCTGGAATATTCTCTGTGCGGAGTGCATATAAGTTGGGAACTCAGCTCAAACAACAGGCCATACCACCAGCCTCTAGTTCTGGTGCTGAAGCTGATAACAGATGCATATGGGATTACATTTGGAAGGCAAAAGTCCCAGAGAAGGTTAGGATTTTTGCTTGGCGAGTAGCCACAGAAACTCTTCCCACAAAGGAAAACAAGTGGAAAAGAACCCTGGAAATTGATAACATATGCAACATATGTGGGAGCAAGACTGAAAATGAATTCCATGCGGTGATTGAATGCACAAAAGCAAGAGCGCTTAGGCATGAAATGAGGTCAGTCTGGGAACTACCTTCAGAAGACAGTTTTCGTTTTACAGGAAATGATTGGCTACAAAACCTCCTGGGCTCATGTACCCCTGTAGTATGCAGAAATGTCCTCCTGCTGTTATGGCGAGCATGGTGGCTAAGGGATGACTGCATCCATGCAAAAGGCAGGGCAATGGTGGGTCAGTCAGTCCAATTCTTGGTTAAATATGCGGATGAAATCAGTCTAGGAGAAAGATGACACACGAATAATATGGCCAATGTTCAAGTGGTGGAACATCACGGAAGTAACAAAGAAGAGGGTATGCGTGAGGAAATTGAGAAAGGGAAGCAAGCCACGGGGCTGGGACAGATCAATGGCCTGCCCGTCAATGACAGAGACGATGGCCCCCTCCGACTGCAGGAACCTGGAAGCTGAATACTGATGCATCATTCATACCGAGCACGGGGGAGTCCGCAGCTGGATTCATAGTCAGAGACTACAGGGGGCTTGTTGCGGTCTCAGGTGGAAATCGTCTGCAGTCGTGCAAAGACCCGGAAGAAGCCGAACTAGCTGCGGTATTACACGGACTCTCTGTCGTAAGTAAAATATACCTCGGACCTCTATGTGTGGAAACGGACTGTGCATCCATTCCAGCACTACTGGACTTCAAATTACACAATCAGTCTGCCCTTTTCCCCCTTGTCACGGACAGTAGGGACCTCATGAAAATGTTCAGTGAAGTCACCATCAAAGCCGTGAGAAGATCCAGCAACAACCTAGCACATGAGCTTGCTGCTCTTGCTAGAATACATGGAGATTATAAATGTATAGGAGATGTCCCCCTCACTCTTAAATCCCTCCTCATGGAGGATTGTATTATCTCCTCAGTGGTAATATAATTGCAGGCTGGGccttttctcaaaaaagaaaagaaagaaaagaatatAAAGATAGGTCCGATGATAGTGGACAGTACATTAGTGAACACAGAATAAGCCTCAATCATGCTGACCATGTCCAAACTTGCGGAGAGGTGTTGTGTTAGCAATCTCACCGGGACATTGGCAATTGCACAAAAGACTTAATTGGTTAAGCAACTCAGGGAGAAACATGTTAGCCTGGCTAGAGTTTACAGCATTATCGGGAATTTCTTCGGGACCCTAGAGAATGCGCACCAAACGATCGCTTAAGACCGTATGCAGCAAACTAAGCCGTGAACAATCAGAGTTCACATATATCGTGCAAGTTGGTGATGAAAGCCTAAGACACTATGCTACGAAGACAACGGACATTTCTGATGACATGAGGGCTGCTGATCCAGTGTTACGTACAGCATGAAAGTTGATGCTGAACGCAAAATACAGACGCTCATCCGGACTACGGTGCAGCCAGGTTGATGTCAACTTGTAAAGGACTGCGGGGTAGGCTGTTGCTAGTTGAGCATCCAGGTATACTTGCTTGAAGGTCTGTCTCAACTAGAGGCTGGTTCACCCGGATCTTCTTGTGATGTCCTACCCAAAAAAGAGGTGTCATGACTTGTGACCAAGAGATAAGATAATTTGTATCCTATGTCATGTCTTAATAATGAAAATGGACCATTGTCTGAAATCTGCTGTGTACAAGCTCTACCTGCTCCAGTGGGCTCAGGTGCATCCCGTTTGTGAGAGAGTGAATTCTGCTCGGTTGAACTCTCTGGTACACCCAACGAGAAAAACAAATCAGTACCCTACCGTAATTGGGGGAGAGGGGGTGGGTGGTGAACTAACAGGGAACCATAAGAACAGTGCTAATGTATTAAAAGTTTAAAACCCTATGACTACATCGTGCCCCAGTAAAATCAGGATTGACGTGTTGTAGGTGTGCCAAGCGTGTTCCCTTGAGAAGCAAAAATGTTGCTTGTTAGTTATGCAAGAGTGGGTAGAAACCCTGAAACAAAAAAGCTCTAGTGCTTCCCACCATGAATTGTGTGCGGCGACCTCAGTAAACAATCGGTTCGTCCCACCGCTCTGCAGCAACAGCGGTTCTCAGATATATAGCCCAGAAGCTTGTCCGCGAAGGTAGACATCGCCACTTCGCAACTTCGCCTAATTTCAGATATATTTTCCAACATGTGTGCATTATGTTCTTCCAAAATGGTCATAAGCGGGTGGTCTGCCTGCATTTGCACTATTAGTTACACAAACAGAAGGAGCGCAATTCGATGTAACATGAAGAAATCACAACTAATAATAAGAAACTAATGACTCACAAATGACGGGTATTTCAGTCGGAGATGGTTGGAGAAATCTTCTTGTCCAGTTTCAGTGAAGCTGCTTCGTAGCATGGGAGTAATTGGGTTGTGTTGGTGCTTTGTGCCAACAAAACCTGGGGCATGATGGGGCAGGTCAGAAGCTACATCTGGTCGGTGAGTGTGGCTTTCGTAGTGGACTCTGGAGTAGCAAACATCTTGAGCGCGCCTAAACTGGCATGTCAAACAGGAAGGGATAAAAAATATGAACATGTACATGACCACTGCATGTGTTCAGCTACTGAACTGAACACTATTCTGTCATTCTGTGAAAGCACATACTGCCTGTATGCAAATTTAAATGGGAGAGGTCTCACACTAGCTCCAGCGAATGATGTATCTCCGTCCACGTTGCTAGTGATCACTTCTATCATCTTCTTAACCGACTCGTAGTCAAAAAGACTAATCCTTGGTAGATGGTCTTTTGTCTTGGAAAGTGGACCAAGATCAAGATTGTCCAAGTAGAATACCTGCACGACATTTGCACATTCAAATATTATGGTCTGAGCTGTACAAAATTATGATACACAAAAATAATAGGAAGAAACAAGGACCTGAAGAAACAGGTGGCAGCCAACAAGATGTACAGTGATGTTCCGGTTGCGGATATCAGTTTTCAACTTCCCAACAGCTCTGTTCAAATGCTCGAGTACATAAGCACACCAATTAAATTCCTTAACTTGCGAGATATCGTTGAGTGCAGCCCAGAAATCTATGGTGATGTAGTCATGCTTAGTCGATGGAGCCAACAGGTGCCCAACAACAAAAATAACAAAGGCTATCTTGAAGCAATCTATCTGGACCTTGCTGGAATCTGCATTGATGTCATCTCTCAGGAGATAAGCCTCCGCGGCCTTTAGACTATGCGCGCCTTTGCTCAAATAGGCAGAAGCTCGCATGAACTCTTTGCAGGCTTCGGATGGCTCGGTTGTATCGGGGCATATCGATCTGGTGCCACATGGCAGACTGAATACCTTCTGGACATCATGGTCCTGGATCTGCAGAACCCTTTGCTCGTCTATTTTCAGTGTACTCGACTCGACGTCGACTCTTTCCATTAGCCACGCGCTGAATTTCAAATTCAACTTTGCCAACATCTGAATCCCCAGCATCCCACCAAAGCCTATCTCCTCGACCAAATCCCTCTTGAATTTGTTAAACTTGCCCACGAGTGAGCACACCTTCTGCACCGAAATCCTTGACGTGACAGAAGGTGCGGATCCAGGAGCGCCTATTGCTTCGCCTGGATCAGCATCTGCTATGTCGGCAGCTCCGTGATCCCTGCCGCTATTCTCTGTGGCTGTGGCGGCGTCTCGCTGATCTTGTTCCAATGTGGCATGCGGTGCCGCCTGGTCCAGTGGCGCCACCATGTGATGAACTAACAAACAGACGGCACACAAGTAAATTTTGCCTACTCCTCTAGAACAAGGCGCTGCAAAAAAAGGATTTACGGGTGGGCGTGTGATCGATCCATTGGTTTCAAGTTTAAACTAGCTGATAACGTAAGGAGGAACTCTGAACAAATGGACAGAGAGCATTTCTCATACCCGGCAGTAAGAACCTACTTCGATTCGTAAGACCGTGAGTACCTGAAGGGGGCCGGGGCCGTAACTGGCCTAGGAAGCAGATCCGCCGGCGTCTCCGACTCACCACCTTGAGCCAGTGACCACCCCTCACTGAGTTCTCCGTAACTCAATTGCCATGGGTTGCGAGCAGGGGTGTGTGGTGTGGAGGGTGGGTGGACAGATGGGGGTTGGAGAACCACCGTAATAATTGTTGGATCATACACTTGTGGGGGTTAAGCCCTCAGGGCACAGACCTGGCCAAACGGGTCGGCCCATCgtaatcgtgcctggcccggcatggcccgccagggcacgattactatacgggccgtgccgtgccggcccgcgtgctaaGCCTCCAGGGCCAGGAACGGCCCAGTTAGTAAACGGGCCAGCACGTTGGCCCGTTTAGCATGCTGGGCCGCATATTTTCAGCATGTTGGGCTGATTTTTAGGCCTATTGGACTATATTTTAGGTATACATATATAAAAAAAATTAAGAATTATATAAAAAAATAAACGGGCCGTgacgtgccggcccgcgtgcccaggctccaGGCCCAGGCATGGCCCAATGCATGCCGCGTGCCGGGCACGTCCCGTTTAGCCCGTGTCATGCCTGGCccatggcgggccgtgccggcGTACTCGCGggcttgctcgttttatcctggcCCGTTTGTCCACCTATATCAGGGCATCCCAAAtgataagagcatctctagcagatcctacAAACCGGGTCATCCGGTATAATAACCGTCGGTTTTCAGGATCGATCCCGTATACCTGTCTTGATTAGATCCTCCAAATCTGGCAGTCTCGGAAAAAAATGAACCCTGATAAGTGCCACACATAAGGCATGAAGCATTTTCGCTCACACGTGTGGGCTGAAGAAGATCGGGCCAAATGCCCTTCAAGCCACCTATTATGACACGCCAGTCTTTTTGTTTCTTTCTCACATGCGtgaggcgagggcgagggcgaccgGGTATACGTCGATCGATTCACAGCGCCATAATTTCGTTTCTTTCTCACATCCATGATCATAACATGCTGCAAAAGATAGGCCTCAGTATGCGtgaggcgagggcgagggcgaccgTGGGGGTCGTCGGCGCCCAGGCGCACGCCCAGGTCTTCGGTACGTGCAAGCGGCGGCAGATCGACGGGCGCTTCTGGGCGCTGGCCAAcgaggacggcgacgacgaggatggggaggcgggcggcggctcgtCGGAGATGCACTCGTTGACGCCATCCGACATGGTGTGCGAGTTTTTCAACGACGG
Coding sequences within:
- the LOC123078740 gene encoding uncharacterized protein isoform X1, which codes for MVAPLDQAAPHATLEQDQRDAATATENSGRDHGAADIADADPGEAIGAPGSAPSVTSRISVQKVCSLVGKFNKFKRDLVEEIGFGGMLGIQMLAKLNLKFSAWLMERVDVESSTLKIDEQRVLQIQDHDVQKVFSLPCGTRSICPDTTEPSEACKEFMRASAYLSKGAHSLKAAEAYLLRDDINADSSKVQIDCFKIAFVIFVVGHLLAPSTKHDYITIDFWAALNDISQVKEFNWCAYVLEHLNRAVGKLKTDIRNRNITVHLVGCHLFLQVFYLDNLDLGPLSKTKDHLPRISLFDYESVKKMIEVITSNVDGDTSFAGASFRRAQDVCYSRVHYESHTHRPDVASDLPHHAPGFVGTKHQHNPITPMLRSSFTETGQEDFSNHLRLKYPSFADHPLMTILEEHNAHMLENISEIRRSCEVAMSTFADKLLGYISENRCCCRAVGRTDCLLRSPHTIHESSTEQNSLSHKRDAPEPTGAGHHKKIRVNQPLVETDLQASIPGCSTSNSLPRSPLQVDINLAAP
- the LOC123078740 gene encoding uncharacterized protein isoform X2; the encoded protein is MVAPLDQAAPHATLEQDQRDAATATENSGRDHGAADIADADPGEAIGAPGSAPSVTSRISVQKVCSLVGKFNKFKRDLVEEIGFGGMLGIQMLAKLNLKFSAWLMERVDVESSTLKIDEQRVLQIQDHDVQKVFSLPCGTRSICPDTTEPSEACKEFMRASAYLSKGAHSLKAAEAYLLRDDINADSSKVQIDCFKIAFVIFVVGHLLAPSTKHDYITIDFWAALNDISQVKEFNWCAYVLEHLNRAVGKLKTDIRNRNITVHLVGCHLFLQVFYLDNLDLGPLSKTKDHLPRISLFDYESVKKMIEVITSNVDGDTSFAGASFRRAQDVCYSRVHYESHTHRPDVASDLPHHAPGFVGTKHQHNPITPMLRSSFTETGQEDFSNHLRLKYPSFADHPLMTILEEHNAHMLENISEIRRSCEVAMSTFADKLLGYISENRCCCRAVGRTDCLLRSPHTIHGNTLGTPTTRQS